A region of Streptomyces paludis DNA encodes the following proteins:
- a CDS encoding CYTH and CHAD domain-containing protein, which produces MARTEPETVRETERKYTLPPGAVALPDLAGAGGAVAVLPQGRTELDAVYHDTADLRLAAASVTLRRRTGGADAGWHLKLPVAAGVRDEIRAPLSETVPDALVRLVRSRTRDAPLVPVVRLRSTRAASRLYGAGNALLAEVSVDTVRAARLGADSAPTGATAAWTEAEAELGPEAGPAVLDALDARLRAAGLRPARYGSKQARALAETGFVVAAGEERPPVTAGDHVVAYARAQTAALVALDPAVRRDLPDAVHQMRVASRRLRSALRTYRSWFDRAVTEPLGEELRWLAAELGVDRDHEVLSARLAARIDALPGPLLTGPVRARLGAWHTEHRTGSRARTLAVLDSARYLALLDALDAFLAAPPAGPGAGAAPAEALAGRVLAAYGRVKDRIEDATALAPGPARDLALHSARKAAKRARYAAEAARPVLGGPAGRFARRMKDVQTVLGEHQDSVVARETLRDLARAAHAAGESAFTWGLLYGEEAARGERLERELPRVWMKAADRRIRAALNG; this is translated from the coding sequence ATGGCCCGCACCGAGCCGGAGACCGTACGCGAGACCGAGCGGAAGTACACGCTTCCCCCCGGCGCCGTCGCGCTCCCGGACCTGGCCGGGGCGGGCGGCGCCGTCGCCGTTCTGCCCCAGGGCCGTACGGAGCTGGACGCCGTCTACCACGACACCGCGGATCTGCGCCTCGCCGCCGCCTCCGTCACCCTGCGCCGACGCACCGGCGGCGCGGACGCCGGCTGGCATCTGAAGCTCCCCGTCGCGGCGGGCGTACGCGACGAGATCCGCGCGCCGCTCTCGGAGACCGTCCCGGACGCGCTGGTCCGGCTCGTCCGCTCACGCACCCGGGACGCCCCGCTGGTCCCCGTCGTACGGCTGCGCTCCACGCGCGCGGCGAGCCGGCTGTACGGCGCGGGGAACGCGCTGCTCGCCGAGGTGAGCGTCGACACCGTACGGGCGGCGCGCCTCGGCGCCGACAGCGCGCCCACCGGCGCCACCGCCGCCTGGACGGAGGCCGAGGCGGAGCTGGGCCCGGAGGCCGGCCCGGCGGTCCTCGACGCGCTGGACGCCCGGCTGCGGGCGGCCGGGCTGCGGCCCGCGCGCTACGGGTCGAAGCAGGCCAGGGCGCTGGCGGAGACCGGCTTCGTGGTGGCGGCGGGGGAGGAGCGCCCGCCCGTGACCGCCGGGGACCATGTGGTGGCCTACGCGCGGGCGCAGACCGCCGCGCTCGTCGCGCTGGACCCGGCCGTCCGCCGCGATCTGCCGGACGCCGTGCACCAGATGCGGGTGGCGAGCCGACGGCTGCGCTCGGCGCTGCGCACGTACCGCTCCTGGTTCGACCGCGCGGTCACCGAGCCTCTCGGCGAGGAGCTGCGCTGGCTCGCGGCGGAGCTGGGCGTCGACCGCGACCACGAGGTGCTCTCCGCGCGGCTGGCCGCCCGGATCGACGCGCTGCCGGGACCGCTGCTGACCGGCCCCGTACGGGCCCGGCTCGGGGCGTGGCACACGGAGCACCGGACCGGCTCGCGGGCGCGGACCCTCGCCGTACTCGACAGCGCGCGCTATCTGGCGCTGCTCGACGCGCTCGACGCGTTCCTCGCCGCCCCGCCGGCCGGGCCCGGCGCGGGCGCGGCGCCCGCCGAGGCGCTCGCCGGGCGGGTCCTCGCGGCGTACGGGCGGGTCAAGGACCGCATCGAGGACGCCACCGCGCTCGCGCCGGGCCCGGCGCGGGACCTCGCCCTGCACAGCGCCCGCAAGGCCGCCAAGCGCGCCCGGTACGCGGCCGAGGCGGCCCGGCCGGTCCTCGGCGGGCCCGCCGGGCGGTTCGCGCGGCGGATGAAGGACGTACAGACCGTGCTGGGCGAGCACCAGGACAGCGTGGTGGCGCGCGAGACCCTGCGGGACCTCGCACGCGCGGCGCACGCGGCGGGCGAGTCCGCGTTCACCTGGGGGCTGCTGTACGGCGAGGAGGCGGCGCGGGGGGAGCGGCTGGAGCGGGAACTGCCACGGGTATGGATGAAGGCCGCGGACCGGCGGATTCGGGCGGCGCTGAATGGGTGA
- a CDS encoding TIGR03936 family radical SAM-associated protein — MQRIRLRYTKRGRLRFTSHRDFQRAFERALRRAEVPMAYSAGFTPHPKVSYANAAPTGTGSEAEFLEIALAEARDPEKLRALLDESLPAGLDIIDAVEARTSGLADRLTASVWELRLDGVGSEEAGRAVAAFLAAESVEVSRRGKNGLRTFDARPAVAALETVPEPTRPQADRPGDGPCAILRLVVRHVTPAVRPDDVLSGLRAVADLAPPVPAAVTRLAQGLFDEESGTVTDPLAPDREAVRPAPSEAAGTAAAKVPEGAGSA; from the coding sequence GTGCAGCGCATCCGACTGCGTTACACCAAGCGCGGCCGCCTCCGGTTCACCAGCCACCGTGACTTCCAGCGCGCCTTCGAGCGGGCGCTGCGCCGTGCCGAGGTGCCGATGGCGTACTCGGCGGGGTTCACCCCGCACCCCAAGGTGTCGTACGCCAATGCCGCACCCACCGGCACCGGCAGCGAGGCCGAGTTCCTGGAGATCGCCCTCGCGGAGGCGCGCGACCCGGAGAAGCTGCGCGCGCTGCTCGACGAGTCGCTGCCGGCGGGACTGGACATCATCGACGCCGTCGAGGCCCGCACCTCGGGTCTCGCCGACCGGCTGACCGCTTCCGTATGGGAGCTGAGGCTGGACGGTGTCGGGTCCGAGGAGGCCGGGCGCGCCGTGGCCGCCTTCCTCGCCGCCGAGTCGGTCGAGGTGTCGCGGCGCGGCAAGAACGGGCTGCGGACCTTTGACGCGCGGCCCGCCGTGGCCGCCCTGGAGACCGTCCCGGAGCCGACCCGTCCACAGGCTGATAGGCCGGGGGACGGGCCCTGTGCGATACTGCGGCTGGTGGTTCGGCACGTAACACCTGCCGTACGACCCGACGACGTCCTGTCCGGTCTCCGAGCTGTGGCCGACCTGGCGCCGCCGGTCCCCGCAGCGGTGACCAGGCTGGCGCAGGGGCTCTTCGACGAGGAGAGCGGCACGGTGACCGACCCGCTCGCGCCCGACCGCGAGGCAGTCCGGCCCGCCCCATCCGAGGCCGCCGGAACCGCCGCCGCGAAGGTGCCTGAAGGTGCAGGTTCCGCGTAG
- a CDS encoding ribonuclease E/G, whose protein sequence is MLESTEPGTPGDHTNEENSSPSDTLPPRRRRRAASRPAGPPVAAAEVKDPGSVTETITPDAADSAEEPAAAPPRARRRATRKTTAPEAAATETAAAEAVADGVAEEPVAAPRARRRATRKTAAPEAAVAEAAAVAETAPEAAAPAEEAPAAPAPRARRRATRKATAPEAAVSEAPAEIVAEPVRVAEPEPASAQAVAPAAEESAAEEAAPAARPRRRATRRATAPAGAPEPAPASAAAPASEGESLPLSTVTEITTDGEQEQVRAAEKAATRGRTRRRATSPATAPAPAAAPEPVQAAAPAAPVASVTPEAVAVEPAPVAAPAAPAPKPVKETRAPERVTRRRAARPAVAVFQAPVFTEPMFQTPETAAAMAAAGYGHVDEADEEETEETTAEAVAAPEPAAAPEPSGRRSRRRRRGEAPVEPAEAPRAAVETPREPVEEIADAEAETEAEPSAEGDDTDEYEDRPSRRRRRGGRRRRRGESAEDTERDERREEPADRHADSAEDTGEAGRDEHRDDHREAVAPSDEDEHGQDHGHEQDHDDTEASSGGGSSSSRRRRRRRRRSGDGAAEAESGSGSGSGSGDDPERTVVKVREPRERRARESEVREPGTGADEVQSIKGSTRLEAKKQRRREGREQGRRRVPIITEAEFLARREAVERVMVVRQSGERTQIGVLEDNVLVEHYVNKEQATSYVGNVYLGKVQNVLPSMEAAFVDIGKGRNAVLYAGEVNFEALGMANGPRRIETALKSGQSVLVQVTKDPIGHKGARLTSQVSLPGRYLVYVPEGSMTGISRKLPDTERARLKTILKKIVPEDAGVIVRTAAEGASEDELRRDVERLQAQWEDIKKKAKSGNAPTLLYGEPDMTVRVVRDIFNEDFSKVIVSGDEAWQTIHGYVAHVAPDLSDRLSRWTSEVDVFATYRIDEQLMKALDRKVWLPSGGSLVIDKTEAMIVVDVNTGKFTGQGGNLEETVTRNNLEAAEEIVRQLRLRDLGGIVVIDFIDMVLESNRDLVLRRLLECLGRDRTKHQVAEVTSLGLVQMTRKRVGQGLLESFSETCVHCNGRGVIVHMEQPAASGGGGSSVVGGTGKRAKKRRGGSGADHEHEHAVTAAEAESGAGADAETERESEAELAAEVAAPVALAAPEFVPDEELYSSVAEAEAAVRGRSRRRASRKASAPAGSPRGAEARTEEAAPVAASASTPAEVETEAAPVAEVAVEAPVVEPEAEAAAPTGRTRRRATRKASAPAGSPKAADAEPVTEPVVVEPVAEAAVVEAPVVEAPAAEAPAVEEAPVAAPPRARRRATRKVTAPAGSPSGAEDAAVVVVESVKAEEPAAVPAVEPVAVPDESATEVTEPAEPSEQTESSEPAPAKKAVRKTAAKKAPAKKAPAKKAVAKKAAAKKTVAKKTTTAKKATVKKTAVKATSKKTAAAEQQTPRGVSAPTED, encoded by the coding sequence ATGCTTGAGTCCACCGAACCCGGCACCCCCGGGGACCACACCAACGAAGAGAACAGCTCGCCCAGCGACACGCTGCCGCCCCGCCGCAGGCGCCGCGCCGCGTCCCGCCCGGCGGGCCCGCCCGTCGCCGCCGCCGAGGTCAAGGACCCGGGGAGCGTGACGGAGACGATCACGCCGGACGCCGCGGACTCCGCCGAGGAGCCTGCCGCCGCGCCGCCGCGTGCCCGGCGCCGTGCGACCCGTAAGACCACCGCGCCCGAGGCTGCCGCTACTGAGACCGCTGCCGCTGAGGCCGTCGCGGACGGTGTCGCGGAAGAGCCCGTTGCCGCGCCGCGTGCGCGCCGTCGTGCGACCCGTAAGACCGCGGCGCCCGAGGCGGCCGTCGCTGAGGCCGCCGCGGTCGCTGAGACCGCTCCCGAGGCCGCCGCGCCCGCCGAGGAGGCCCCCGCCGCTCCCGCGCCGCGGGCGCGCCGCCGTGCCACCCGTAAGGCCACGGCCCCCGAGGCCGCCGTGTCCGAGGCCCCCGCCGAGATCGTCGCCGAGCCGGTGCGCGTCGCCGAGCCCGAGCCCGCGTCCGCGCAGGCCGTGGCGCCCGCGGCCGAGGAGAGCGCCGCCGAGGAGGCCGCGCCCGCCGCCCGCCCGCGCCGTCGCGCCACCCGCAGGGCCACCGCGCCCGCCGGTGCGCCGGAGCCGGCCCCGGCGTCCGCCGCCGCGCCCGCGTCGGAGGGCGAGAGCCTTCCGCTGAGCACGGTCACCGAGATCACCACGGACGGCGAGCAGGAGCAGGTTCGGGCCGCCGAGAAGGCCGCCACCCGGGGCCGTACGCGCCGCAGGGCCACCTCGCCCGCGACCGCTCCGGCACCCGCCGCCGCGCCGGAGCCGGTCCAGGCCGCCGCGCCCGCCGCACCTGTCGCGTCCGTCACGCCTGAGGCCGTCGCCGTCGAGCCCGCGCCCGTCGCGGCGCCCGCCGCGCCCGCGCCGAAGCCGGTCAAGGAGACGCGCGCTCCCGAGCGCGTCACGCGCCGCCGGGCCGCGCGGCCCGCCGTGGCCGTGTTCCAGGCGCCCGTCTTCACCGAGCCGATGTTCCAGACGCCGGAGACGGCCGCCGCCATGGCCGCGGCCGGTTACGGGCACGTGGACGAGGCCGACGAGGAGGAGACGGAGGAGACCACCGCCGAGGCCGTGGCCGCGCCCGAGCCGGCCGCCGCCCCCGAGCCGTCCGGCCGCCGCAGCAGGCGCCGCCGCCGCGGCGAGGCCCCGGTCGAGCCCGCCGAGGCGCCCCGCGCCGCCGTCGAGACGCCCCGCGAGCCCGTCGAGGAGATCGCCGACGCCGAAGCGGAGACCGAGGCCGAGCCGTCGGCCGAGGGCGACGACACCGACGAGTACGAGGACCGTCCCTCGCGCCGCCGTCGCCGGGGCGGCCGTCGCCGTCGCCGGGGCGAGTCGGCCGAGGACACCGAGCGCGACGAGCGCCGCGAGGAGCCGGCCGACCGGCACGCGGACTCCGCCGAGGACACCGGCGAGGCCGGGCGCGACGAGCACCGCGACGACCACCGCGAGGCCGTGGCCCCCTCCGACGAGGACGAGCACGGGCAGGACCACGGACACGAGCAGGACCACGACGACACCGAGGCGTCCTCCGGCGGAGGCTCGTCCAGCAGCCGTCGCCGCCGCCGTCGCCGTCGCCGCAGCGGTGACGGCGCCGCCGAGGCCGAGTCGGGCTCCGGCTCGGGCTCCGGCTCCGGCGACGACCCGGAGCGTACGGTCGTCAAGGTCCGCGAGCCGCGTGAGCGGCGCGCCAGGGAATCCGAGGTCCGCGAGCCGGGCACCGGCGCCGACGAGGTGCAGTCCATCAAGGGCTCGACCCGTCTCGAAGCCAAGAAGCAGCGCCGCCGCGAGGGCCGCGAGCAGGGCCGCCGCCGGGTCCCGATCATCACGGAGGCGGAGTTCCTCGCCCGCCGCGAGGCCGTCGAGCGGGTGATGGTCGTCCGCCAGAGCGGCGAGCGCACCCAGATCGGCGTCCTTGAGGACAACGTGCTCGTCGAGCACTACGTCAACAAGGAGCAGGCCACCAGCTACGTCGGCAACGTCTACCTGGGCAAGGTGCAGAACGTACTGCCGTCCATGGAGGCCGCCTTCGTCGACATCGGCAAGGGCCGCAACGCCGTCCTGTACGCCGGTGAGGTCAACTTCGAGGCGCTGGGCATGGCCAACGGCCCGCGCCGTATCGAGACCGCGCTCAAGTCCGGCCAGTCGGTGCTCGTCCAGGTGACGAAGGACCCGATCGGCCACAAGGGCGCGCGGCTGACCAGCCAGGTCTCCCTGCCCGGCCGCTACCTGGTGTACGTGCCCGAGGGCTCGATGACCGGCATCAGCCGCAAGCTGCCCGACACCGAGCGGGCCCGGCTGAAGACCATCCTCAAGAAGATCGTTCCCGAGGACGCGGGCGTCATCGTCCGTACGGCCGCGGAGGGCGCCAGCGAGGACGAGCTGCGCCGCGATGTCGAGCGGCTCCAGGCGCAGTGGGAGGACATCAAGAAGAAGGCGAAGAGCGGCAACGCGCCGACCCTTCTCTACGGTGAGCCCGACATGACCGTCCGGGTCGTCCGCGACATCTTCAACGAGGACTTCTCGAAGGTCATCGTCAGCGGTGACGAGGCGTGGCAGACCATCCACGGCTATGTCGCGCATGTCGCGCCGGACCTGTCCGACCGGCTCTCGCGCTGGACGAGCGAGGTCGACGTCTTCGCGACGTACCGCATCGACGAGCAGCTGATGAAGGCGCTGGACCGCAAGGTCTGGCTGCCGAGCGGCGGTTCGCTGGTGATCGACAAGACCGAGGCCATGATCGTGGTCGACGTCAACACCGGGAAGTTCACCGGCCAGGGCGGCAACCTGGAGGAGACCGTCACCAGGAACAACCTGGAGGCGGCCGAGGAGATTGTGCGTCAGCTGCGGCTGCGCGACCTCGGTGGCATCGTCGTCATCGACTTCATCGACATGGTGCTGGAGTCCAACCGGGATCTGGTGCTGCGGCGGCTGCTGGAGTGCCTGGGCCGGGACCGTACGAAGCACCAGGTGGCCGAGGTCACCTCGCTGGGCCTGGTCCAGATGACCCGTAAGCGGGTGGGCCAGGGGCTGCTGGAGTCCTTCTCCGAGACCTGCGTCCACTGCAACGGCCGTGGCGTGATCGTCCACATGGAGCAGCCGGCGGCGTCCGGCGGCGGCGGTTCCTCCGTCGTCGGCGGCACCGGCAAGCGCGCCAAGAAGCGCCGCGGCGGGTCGGGCGCGGACCACGAGCACGAGCACGCGGTGACGGCGGCCGAGGCCGAGTCCGGGGCCGGGGCCGACGCGGAGACCGAGCGCGAGTCGGAGGCCGAACTGGCGGCGGAGGTGGCCGCGCCGGTCGCGCTCGCCGCGCCGGAGTTCGTCCCCGACGAGGAGCTGTACAGCAGCGTCGCGGAGGCGGAGGCGGCCGTACGCGGCCGGTCGCGCCGCCGGGCGTCGCGCAAGGCGTCGGCTCCGGCCGGGTCGCCGCGCGGTGCGGAGGCGCGGACGGAGGAGGCGGCTCCTGTTGCTGCTTCTGCTTCTACTCCTGCTGAGGTGGAGACTGAGGCGGCCCCGGTCGCTGAAGTTGCTGTTGAGGCTCCGGTCGTGGAGCCGGAGGCCGAGGCGGCGGCGCCCACGGGCCGTACGCGCCGCCGGGCCACCCGTAAGGCGTCGGCTCCGGCCGGTTCGCCCAAGGCGGCCGACGCGGAGCCCGTGACCGAGCCGGTCGTGGTCGAGCCGGTCGCGGAGGCGGCCGTCGTAGAAGCGCCCGTCGTTGAGGCGCCGGCTGCCGAGGCGCCCGCTGTTGAGGAGGCGCCCGTCGCCGCTCCGCCGCGGGCGCGTCGCAGGGCGACCCGTAAGGTCACCGCTCCCGCCGGTTCGCCGTCGGGTGCCGAGGACGCGGCCGTCGTGGTGGTCGAGTCGGTCAAGGCCGAGGAGCCCGCCGCCGTACCGGCCGTCGAGCCCGTCGCCGTACCGGACGAGTCCGCCACCGAGGTGACGGAGCCGGCCGAGCCGTCGGAGCAGACGGAGTCGTCGGAGCCGGCCCCGGCCAAGAAGGCCGTCCGTAAGACGGCGGCCAAGAAGGCGCCCGCCAAGAAGGCCCCCGCGAAGAAGGCGGTGGCGAAGAAGGCGGCGGCCAAGAAGACGGTCGCCAAGAAGACGACGACGGCGAAGAAGGCGACGGTCAAGAAGACCGCCGTCAAGGCGACGTCGAAGAAGACCGCGGCGGCCGAGCAGCAGACGCCGCGCGGAGTATCGGCGCCGACGGAGGACTGA
- a CDS encoding TIGR03960 family B12-binding radical SAM protein, which translates to MSAAASVFPQLEALLPHVQKPIQYVGGELNSTVKEWDDCDVHWALMYPDAYEVGLPNQGVMILYEVLNEREGVLAERTYSVWPDLEALMREHQVPQFTVDSHRPVGAFDIFGLSFSTELGYTNMLTALDLAGIPLAARDRTVDHPIVLAGGHAAFNPEPIAEFVDCVVIGDGEQAVLEITDIVRAWKAEGRPGGREEVLFRLAKTGGVYVPGFYDVEYLPDGRIARVVPNRSGVPWRVSKHTVMDLDEWPYPKQPLVPLAETVHERMSVEIFRGCTRGCRFCQAGMITRPVRERSITGIGEMVEKGLKATGFEEVGLLSLSSADHSEIGDIAKGLADRYEADKIGLSLPSTRVDAFNVDLANELTRNGRRSGLTFAPEGGSERLRKVINKMVSEEDLIRTVSTAYGNGWRQVKLYFMCGLPTETDEDVLQIGDMAVNVIAEGRKVSGQNDIRCTVSIGGFVPKPHTPFQWAPQLSAEETDARLAKLRDKIRADKKYGRSIGFRYHDGKPGIVEGLLSRGDRRIGAVIRAVYEDGGRFDGWREHFSYDRWMACAAKELPAVGLDVDWYTTRERTYEEVLPWDHLDSGLDKDWLWEDWQDSLDETEVEDCRWTPCFDCGVCPQLDTSIQIGPTGKKLLPLTVVK; encoded by the coding sequence ATGTCTGCTGCCGCCTCGGTCTTCCCACAGCTCGAAGCCCTGCTCCCGCATGTGCAGAAGCCCATCCAATACGTCGGCGGTGAACTCAACTCCACGGTGAAGGAGTGGGACGACTGCGACGTGCACTGGGCGCTGATGTACCCCGACGCGTACGAGGTCGGGCTGCCCAACCAGGGCGTCATGATCCTCTACGAGGTACTGAACGAGCGCGAGGGCGTCCTCGCGGAGCGCACGTACAGCGTCTGGCCGGACCTCGAAGCGCTGATGCGCGAGCACCAGGTCCCCCAGTTCACCGTGGACTCCCACCGGCCGGTGGGCGCCTTCGACATCTTCGGGCTGAGCTTCTCCACCGAGCTGGGCTACACGAACATGCTCACCGCGCTCGACCTCGCGGGCATTCCGCTGGCCGCCCGGGACCGTACCGTCGACCACCCGATCGTGCTCGCGGGCGGCCACGCGGCCTTCAACCCCGAGCCGATCGCGGAGTTCGTGGACTGCGTGGTCATCGGGGACGGCGAGCAGGCGGTGCTGGAGATCACCGACATCGTCCGCGCCTGGAAGGCGGAGGGCCGGCCCGGCGGGCGCGAGGAGGTGCTCTTCCGGCTGGCGAAGACCGGTGGCGTGTACGTGCCGGGCTTCTACGACGTCGAGTATCTGCCGGACGGCCGGATCGCCCGTGTCGTACCGAACCGGAGCGGTGTGCCGTGGCGGGTGTCCAAGCACACCGTCATGGACCTGGACGAGTGGCCGTACCCGAAACAGCCGCTGGTCCCGCTCGCCGAGACCGTGCACGAGCGGATGTCCGTGGAGATCTTCCGCGGCTGCACCCGCGGCTGCCGCTTCTGCCAGGCCGGGATGATCACCCGGCCGGTGCGCGAGCGCTCCATCACCGGTATCGGCGAGATGGTCGAGAAGGGGCTGAAGGCGACCGGCTTCGAGGAGGTCGGCCTGCTCTCGCTCTCCTCCGCCGACCACAGCGAGATCGGCGATATCGCCAAGGGGCTCGCGGACCGCTACGAGGCCGACAAGATCGGTCTCTCCCTCCCCTCCACCCGTGTGGACGCCTTCAACGTCGACCTCGCCAACGAGCTGACCCGCAACGGCCGCAGGTCGGGGCTGACCTTCGCCCCGGAGGGCGGCTCCGAGCGGCTGCGCAAGGTCATCAACAAGATGGTCTCGGAGGAGGACCTGATCCGTACGGTCTCCACGGCCTACGGCAACGGCTGGCGCCAGGTGAAGCTGTACTTCATGTGCGGCCTGCCCACCGAGACCGACGAGGACGTCCTCCAGATCGGCGACATGGCCGTCAACGTCATCGCCGAGGGCCGCAAGGTCTCCGGCCAGAACGACATCCGCTGCACGGTCTCCATCGGCGGCTTCGTGCCCAAGCCGCACACGCCCTTCCAGTGGGCGCCGCAGCTCAGCGCCGAGGAGACCGACGCGCGGCTGGCGAAGCTCCGCGACAAGATCCGCGCCGACAAGAAGTACGGCCGCTCGATCGGCTTCCGCTACCACGACGGCAAGCCCGGCATCGTCGAGGGCCTGCTCTCGCGCGGCGACCGGCGGATCGGCGCGGTCATCCGCGCGGTCTACGAGGACGGCGGGCGTTTCGACGGCTGGCGCGAGCACTTCTCGTACGACCGCTGGATGGCGTGCGCGGCCAAGGAACTGCCGGCCGTGGGCCTGGACGTCGACTGGTACACGACGCGGGAGCGTACGTACGAGGAGGTCCTGCCCTGGGACCACCTGGACTCCGGTCTCGACAAGGACTGGCTCTGGGAGGACTGGCAGGACTCGCTGGACGAGACCGAGGTCGAGGACTGCCGCTGGACGCCGTGCTTCGACTGCGGCGTCTGCCCGCAGCTGGACACCTCCATCCAGATCGGGCCGACGGGGAAGAAGCTGCTGCCGCTCACGGTGGTCAAGTAG